CCCCTGTTGGAGGAGGGTGTGGTGGGAagtgatttgatcatgggggcagatttccctcttgctgttcttgtggtagtgaattctcatgagatctgtttgtttaaaagtgcaTAGCGCCTCCCTCTACTCTCTTTTCCTGCTTCCCTAGtaatgtaagacgtgcctgcttcccctttgccttccaccatgatcataaatttcccaaggcctccccagccatgtttcctgtacagcctacagaactatgagtcaattaaacctcttttctttataaatgacccagtctcaggtagttctttacagcaatgcaagaactgACTCCTACAGTCAGATATGCATGGATATTTGATTCCATATTCTCTGAATTTTTTCCCTTCTTAGACATAGTTAATCCTTCCTTCTGTTGTTTAGACACCATTTGAGTCAATTGTATCCTAATAATGTTTTGTCAATACTTAACTATAAATATTACTTTACTGttgcataatttatttataaaacttgattggaaatcacatttttaaaatgttctattaaAAATTAGTCTTTTCCGAACATTTAGCAAGACAgctatattttaaacattaaatgttacttttcctaaaaattgaagaaacaaaaacccaaaggcagaccctagattttttttttctgatgttttctgaGTAGTAAGGGTTTTTGAATCCTCTCTATaacaaaagaagcaaaaaggTAATATTTATATGACTAGAAGCTTAGCGGTGAGCTGCCTGAAACTGCatgatttctgttttctaaatagagaaatattttttctccatagTTGCCTTTTTATCTGCAAtggctttctttcattttttggaagaaacaattttcagatttttccaCTTAGTCTTAATTGATTACTTAACTCAGTCATGTATATTCTTGTGATACTTTCTGTTAAATCCTTCCTTTAGCaaccatcacacactgggtcAGATAAATGTAAATTCTGACAGAACTTGGGCTAATCCTCCTCCACTATAGTCTCCCCCCATAATTATTGTTCTCTATTTAATATTAAGTACTTTTAAACCAATATCTTCAGTAACCTTTAAAAGGTTACACAAATGTATAGTGATTTTCCAAAAGCTCTTCTCTTTTGGCCTCTTATTCTTTTTCGGTAGAGAATTTACTTTAGCCAAGAGTGTGATGTCACACTGACTAGGATGGGTCTAAGTCAGAAGAGATTAATATCTACAGTTCTTTACAATTTAATATTCAAATGCATTAGAATATTCTAATAAGGAGGAGTATGAGAGATACGCATCTTGAAGCTTATCTGATTATGTCTTCAATTTGTTGCTAGATTTTATAATAACTTATAAAATCTATATCAGGGTTTAATGATCAGTCTAGCTGAAGTTCTAGACAAGCTGAATTTCTAGATAAAAATTGATGTCCATGAAGTAATTCCAAGACATATAGTTGACAGATAATCTTGAATTGAGAATATTTTTACTCTTGGCAGTAATTTTCTGCTGAGATCTATAGCCATAGAAATTTCTACACCGATGTTCCTTAACTTGTCCAGTGTTCAGTAAACCCATTGtgagttgaaaatatcataagttgaaaatgcatttaataaccTAACCTATTAAACATCATaacttagcctagcctaccttaaacaagCTCAGAAAATTTACATAAGCCTACAATTTGGCAAAATTATTTAACATAGGTATATTTTATAACAAAGTGTTGAATATCTTGTGTGATTGACCAGTATACTGAAAGTGAGAAACGGAATAGTTGTGTTGGTACTAGAAGTACAGCTTTTACCAAATGTGTATCACTTTTTCACcatcataaagtaaaaaaatccAGAGGTGAACCAGCTTAAGTCAGGGACTGTATGTATTCTGAAGATGATTAAATTATACTAAATCTGTATTGTAAATATTAGTTGCTAAAATAGGAAATAGGTTAAAACCTACTCCCCTTGattataggatttttaaaaatataaattgatgtGCTAATAGTTCCATAAGTTATTCTTAGCCTCGATTAATGTTCTAGGCATTTATCTGCAGATTACTTAAATTTATCTCTGCTGTTATTAGTCATTGGATAAAGTCCAGGCTATTAACAAACTTGAAAATCGTTGAAAAGGAAGAATAGATTTATTAACCCAAAATATGATGATTACCTTATCAGGtttcaaaatttttgttttgacttttgttcttcattcaaggttatttaccaaaatatatatgttgaaatGATCTTGGCCATCACCAGTTGGTATCATAATGCAATCACTCTCATTTATACCTACATTGAGCTTAAGTCTATCACTTTCTGCAATATAGAACTGGAATATTACGGAGTGGTTTCCAGggaaactttacatttaaataagaatGGAAGATTCACTCTATATAGACCTCAAATAATTTTTCACTAGGGGCTAAAATCTAAAAGCATGTGAGAAACCGTCAGACTTCTTGTGTTATCTAAATAGGTGCATTTAACCTTACCTGAAGAAAGGCATAAGTGAAAGTATTCAGGAAACACTTGCATATCTAGAAACATAGCCATGGAAATATGTAAGGGAAGtggcacaggctttggagtcagtcACACAAAGGTTAGAATCACAGCTCtgccatttttatatttctaaaaatcatataatcaaaGGAAATAGATTTCTATCCTGCTTAGTTTTAGCAACTAATATTTGCAATATAGATTTGGTATAATTTAATCATCTTCAGAACACATACAGTCCCTGACTTAAGATGCCATTTActaacttgggcaagttactaacTTGCTTTTCTTCAGAAACCTCAAGTAAGCAGGGAATATAACTACTTTTGAAGAGTATAATGCATGTCAAAATGTCTAACACAGTGCCTGATATATAGTAGATATTAAAAAAATGGTAGCTTATCTTCCTGTAttgtcttttaaaacattttaaattttaagtttttatggGTAGATAGTAGATGTATATAGTTATggttacatgaaatattttgatataggcatacaatgcataataattacaCCAGcataaatggggtatccatcatgtcaggcatttatcctttctttgtatAGCAAACATTTCGATTATActattttaggtattttaaaatgtacaataaattattaactataatgctatcctgttatgctatcaaatactagatcttattcattctaactatatttttgtacccatgaaCTAACtccattttccccttccccccacctccaTTAAGTTCATACAAATGAGCGAGGCAGATTTTGTCATGATAATCTCAGACTCCAATGTATCAGCAGTATGACCCTGAGGTTCTCTCTAAGATGAGGAACTATTCTAAGAAAACAAGGAGAACTCTCTAAAATGAGGAACTATTCTAAGAAAACAAGGAAACCTTACTGGGCCctgtgtaaatttttttttttttttttttggagtaaaCTTGCCTCTCTGTCAAAGCTGGAATACAATCTCAagccctttgggaggttgggGATTGAGATCAGTGAAATAACATCAGTGAAGATCAGCTGACACCTCCCTGAAGGCTTGAGCACAGTACAACCTCAGATGTAAGAGCCAGGAGCGGAGGGAGGAGTAGAGGGCAAGAGATCTTAGGGGAGTAGCCCCCACAGTCAGGCAAAGTATCCTTTTGATGATTCAGCTTTGAAGCCGATGTTGTTGGTGACTGTGCCTGGAGAACAGCACTCTAactgggaaaagaaaacaaaatagaggaGTTAATTGAATAGTAATCGGTATGATTTGCCTTTGCCTAAGTTATAGGCAattgggaaaagagaaaatatttcccaTTGCCTGGGACATGATTTCAATGCTTGAAGATTTAATTTCAGCTCAAAAAAGTtggtcgttgttgttgttgtttttgaggcagggtctcactctgtcacccaggctggaatagagtggcgtgatcacggctcactgcagccttgacctcctgggatcaggtgatctgcccacctcagcctcctgagtagctgggaccacaggcacacaccaccatttttactttttttttttttgtagagacagggttttgccatgttgtccaggctgctctcaaactcctgagctcaagtaatccgcctgcctccacctcccaaattgctgggattagaggtgtgtgccactgtgcctagcctgtgTTGCTTTTTAAATGGATCTAGCTTTGTTACATTTGGGTCTTGACAAGGTTATCAACTTAAAGGGAGGGTATTGggctcttccttttatttttctctgacattCTTTTGTACCCAAATTTGCATTTCACAGGGTCAGAAAACAATGCCAACTGGCAGGCTATGTACTGAaaaatacctttttcttttttgggtaaTGGGAAGAGGTGTATGGGGAGTCTCAAGAAAGCTTAGATACCATTCTAAGTTTAGAGTTCTAAGTTTACCATTCTAAGCCtagaatttagaatttattttcaggAAAGCTGGGAGCCATTGAAGGTTTTAACATTGCACTATAAAAAGTACTAATAGCTATTTTTGGATATGTGgatttaaaagtttgttttctatggctgccataacaaattactacagGTAGTctaaagcaacacaaatttattatgttACAGTACTCTAGGTCAGAAGTTTCGAAGATTTTactggactaaaatcaaggtgtcaacagagTTACGCCCCTTTCTGGAGAGAGTCTGTTTCCTTGCTCACTCAGATTGGTTGCAGAATTCAGTACAGCTGTGATTCTAAAACTAAAATCCCCATTTCCCTGCCAGTTGTCAGGTAAGAGCCCTTCCCAGCTTCTAGGCACTGCTCACATTCTGTGCCTTGTggttccctttttattttttctgttttcaaagccTTCAATAGCTGGTCAGTTTCTTCTCATGCTTTGAATCTCTCCTGCCTCTTGTTCTGTTATTGCATCTCCCCAACAAAATCTTCTGCCTTCCTTttgcactttttttgtttgttttttgtttttgagacagaatctcgctctgtcgcccaggctggagtgcaggggcgcgatctcggctcactgcaagctctgcctcccgagttcacgccattctcccgcctcagcctcccaagtagctggcactataggcacccgccaccacgcctggctaattttgtttttgcatttttagtagagacggagtcactgcgttagccagaacggtctcaatcttctgacctcgtgatccgcctgcctcggcttcccaaggtgctgggattacagttgtgagccaccgtgcccggccgttttCACTTTTAAGGCCTATGTGGTGACATTTGACTCAccagataatctaggataatctcccaATTTCGATGTTCATAACCAGAATCACATctgattatattatattatattcatGAGATTAGAGTGTGGACATCTTTGcagggccattattctgcctactacaAAACTCATTAAagtataaattgtattttaaaccATAAGAGTAGAAAATATTACCCAAGGAGAATGTGCAGTTTTTTCTTGACTCTTCACCTGCTCGAAGGTTACTTTACCCATTCTTGTCCTACATGTCCCAATCTTTTGGATATCTGGAATTACTCCATCACCTATAACAGAATGCTGTGGACTGTGTGaggcttataaacaacaacaatttaTTTCTCACGGTTCCGGAGTCTGGGAAATTCAGGATCCAGGCATAGCAGATTTGGTGTAAGATGAAAttcacttcctggttcatagactgCTGTCTCTCGCTGTaacctcacatggcaaaaggagGAGGTGAGCTCTCTGGGCTCTCTTTTATGAGGGCATGAATCCCATTTGTGAGGGTTCTGCCTTCATGAACTCATCACTTCCTGaaggcctcacctccaaataccatcactttggggattaggtttcaacttacgaattttggggggacacaaacactCAGTCTGTAGTAGTGCTTTACCAATTTCTCAAGCATAGGACTGACTATTTTAGGACCATGGTCTGTGGCTAAGCCCAGTTTCTGCCCTTCACCTCATCTCAGCCATCTCTGCCTTTCAAGCTCTGTTGCTGCCTGTATCTTCTTTGGATTTATATGACATCTTCACCTTTCACTGGAGCTGCCAAACTCGCTTGTGGACTTGATTTATGATTGTTGCCTTGttctgaagttttgtttttcactttctacTCTTCCACTAACTCACTCTCTCTCTGAACATACTGCAATCTATGTCGCACTGAGATGAGGTATGACTTTTTTTAGGAGAGCTTATCCCAGTACCCAAGATCTTAGCCACAAGTGAGAGCTTCAAGTCCTTTGAGTGGAAAGAGAGGGAGGCAAATGAATAGGAGCCAACATCTTTTGTGATGCTGTAGACTCCCATGTAACACTGAGGCTAATAGCAAGGGATTTAGAATTTGACAATTTTGGGTTCCATTTCAGGCTCTGGTATCCACCAGCTATGGGCAATGTTAAATAACCTCTTTTAGcctgcattttctcatttgtaaagctGGAACAAAAGATAACCTCAAAGGTTTGTTATaagcattaaatgagatgatgaatGTAATCCAGGACAGTGTAGTAAATGCTCATTTCATGATTTGATCTTAGTTCTTCACATCATTGTAGGATACagagacacaaacaagaaaacattggcTACTGGTATGCTACATTCCCAAATTTTCATTTGGAGATTTTATTTTCAACTGAGGGAAAATTATCTGCTTGTATAGTCCATGGCAGAGCCAGTGGAATGCAGAGGGAGAAGTAGGGTCTCACTTGTCCTTAGCAGTGTTCTCAATCCAGGATACATATTTGTAAACATTGGTGTAGATGCCGACATCCCCTCCCATGAAGTGCCCGACCTCGATCCCCTGGAGCTTGTCTTTGCAGATGACAGTAGCAACGGCCACCTCCTACCAGAGATCGTgaagagatagagatagagagagaaagagagagagagagagacacagagagagagagtcagatcTCACAGGAACCCTAGTGTCCCGCTTGGGTGAGCCCTGTCTGCAGGCGTATGCTGGACTCATGAAAAGAGGACTGAATCGGGGACAGGAAGCTTGAGCCTTTCTCTCACTTTGCTGTAATTAGctttgtgtgaccttgagaaagtcaGAGGACAGTCTGTCTAGAAATCACATGTAAAATGGGTGAGACTCCATTTTTTGAACTGGTGAAGGCATTTTCTATTTGTGAAAagtctgatttctttttaaagaaatgcctGTTTTCACAATTTTACTTGTAGTTGTAAGAATGAATACCTAGCAAATGGTGTGTTTAACTGGAAGTACTTTATAATGTCCTTTAATGAATAAAGACAATTTAAGGGGAGCCCATTACTGAAGAAACAATGCTGGCTTCACAGCAGCCTTATCAAATTCTCAAGAAATCATTTAGACATCTAAAAAAGTTTTTACATCAAGGTAAATAGTTAACTGGGCATATGCAGGTAAATGAAAGCTGAATACAGAGAAAAGATTACCCCAAAAATTCGGCTGAATACTTTCACAAATTTCACACATAAGGAATTCCTGTGGCTTTTTCCTTGTTCTGTTTTCTGGCATTCTTTATCAGACATCACAGGGGCCTCCAGGTTCTGCCGCAAGTCAGGGTGTCGGCCTGAGGGAGATGGGGATAAAATAAAACATCCTGTTGACAATTGTTATTTAGTCCTTCTAACCACCAGCCTATATTTCAACTggtatctttttgtgtgtgtttaaagaaaataaggaatGCGAAAAGGGAGAAATCATCAAGAGCATGGTTATGAGCTAATCTTGAGGATTTTGAAAAAGGCTTTATGTCTCTTTAAGGTAGAGTTTAGTTTTAATTGATGGCCTGAGTCAGTTCTCAGAGGGGTCCTTTACAAGTGAAATGGCATGTATGAGAAGTAGGACCACACCTTCTTCATGTGAATTGTGCCTCTGCCAATCAGGAAGGGCTGGGCCTCTGTGCAGAGTCAGATGGCCTGGTGGCTCCAGCTGCCAAAGCCCTGCAGAGGCAGTGGGGCATTAGACACCCTGGGAAAGGAGGAGTTTTGTTTCTCTGGGCACGTCTCTGTTTGCCAGACCACTCAGGTAGCATCTCCACTGGGTCTCCTTtcattctcctttcctcctctcagCTATGAGGATATGGATGTTCCTCTTAAAGGGCAACTGTTGACCCTGATTTGCTGTGGAAGGCACACTTACCACTGTTTTCTTGGCTCCAGTCCAAACCTGAAAGTAGACAGACAGTGCCTGGCCGGACATTGGTGGTAGCAAGGGGAAGGGGCTGGACTTTGGGATTGAGCATGGCAGGCTTAGCCAGCTTGATGAGCATGAGGTCATCCTGTGGGGCACTATCACTGTAGTTCCAATAGCGGACGATCTGAATGGGGTTAATTGTCTGTTCAGTACCATCTCTGACTCTACTCTTGAAATTTCCCAGCATCACTTTCAGATTTCTGGAGGGAGAGGAGTTGGAAgtaatcattatcatcatcatcatcatcattgctaAGATACTGAATGTTACAAAGTGCCAGGAATTATACCAAGTGCTTTTTCTGGATTATCTCATTTGACTCACAAGTCTATGCAGTGGATtctatttttatccccatttagTGCATGAATTAATGGGGCACATAGGAGTAATTCACTCAGGGTGATATAGTAAGTAGTGGAGCCCTTCACTACATTTTAATGTCGTGTTCTTTAATGTAGTGCCCCCtggttgtgacaaccaaaactatcttcagacattgccaagtgtACCCTGGGGAGAAGTCACCCttatttgagaaccactgatctagaaTGAACAGTAGCTGTTTTGAGGTTGGGGATGCCCAAATACTCAACGGTAAATAGCAGTGAGCTGGGGCCAGCACCCAGCTGGGTTTGATGAGGACGCCCACACAGGGGTTGAAGTGAGACTTCAGGTATACCAAATAGGGAGCAGGGTCTTCTTTCTGAACAGATGAGTCAGCAAATAAAAATGTCCCtgagaaaattacaaaaataaggtAAACAGTCTCCTACTTGAAAAGGAATCTGGATGACTCTTAAACAGTTACCAATTGGCCAGGAAGTGTTAACATCTTTGACATGTTTTTCTAataagaatgtaaattaaaatgatatGCCATTTTATCTCATATTTATAGTAATTTTGTTTAATATTGATAATATTCAATCTGAGTATAATGAGACTCTCATCACTGCTAGTAAATTGATTCCATCTTCTTGAAAAGCAATTTAGAAATAGGCATCAAGAATCATACATTGTTTATAACCTGTGACCTAATCATTCCAACCCCAAGAATCCATTCTAAAGGAAAAACTCAGTATAGACAAGGTTTACAAACAAGTATGCTCATATTAgtactatttataatagctgaaCATTGGAAACATAAACATCTGACATAGTAGTGTTGGACATTGAAATGAAGCACATGAAAAAGTGGAACAtcatgtaataaaaattaaactatttaGAATATTAAACAGtgagataaatattaataatgcttatttaagttaaaaagaacaagaaaattgTGGATATAATCTAtttgtctcaaaacataaatgaaaaaccATGTAAATGCAAAGAATATATAGAGTCTGGGAGTAAACTCGAAGTGTTAGCATGTGTTGACTAAGAGGTGGGATTATGAATGATgcttatttttctacttaaaaaatgtCTAAATTTTGTAATATGAACgtatattgtttttataaatgaattatttaaaacataccCTAGAGAATAAAGGGGAATAAGGCTGATTCTAGTACCAGAAATAAAGCACTGTTCTTGTCTTGTCTTCTCTTGGTACTCCTGTTAATCTTCCCCAAGCCTGGGCCTGTACCTCACCACACCCTTCTGTGTGATCACACAGTTAGGAACCCCAAAGAGAAAGGGTAGACTATCAACAAGGGCAAGAGACATTGAGCTCTCTCTagcaggcactattctaagtgctttacatagatttatttaatcttcacaataattctATAATATAGGTAGTCATACCCCCATTTTGAAGAAATTGAAGCACAGAAGAATTAATTGGCTAATCTCACACAGCTAATGTGTGATACAACCTAGGCAGTCAGAGAGTGGTGGGAAATGCCTCACCTCCAAATTTGGTCATCAGAAGAACCCCACGTGGGGCAGGGACTACAGAAGGCAGGGCCCTAGTATTTGATCTTTTGTTTCTACCTTCTCTGTTTCCTGCATTCTGAGTCTTCAAAGTTTTAGAAACAGATGAATATCAGAGGTCAAAATGAGTTCTGTGTCCTTGTGACCACACTGGGACTTAGCTGGATGGTGATGAGGCTCACCTTTTTCAATAATTAGGGTTGGCAGGAGGACACTCACTGTTAAGCCTTCTCCGGGGCACATGTGTGCCTTAACCCACCCTATAGCTTAACACTAGAAAAGTGGGCTCAGCCTATCTGGAGAGCCTTTGGATGGAGTCTAAGAGGCAGGACCCCTAATTCTGCCGATGACACTATTTTTGACTCTTTTTCTGCACCCTTCGCAGTCCAGCCTCTGTCTCACCCCATCCGTTAACCTATGCCTCACAGGACAGAGTACAAGGTCTGGAGTACATACCAGTGAGGACACCCAAATAGAAGATAAATTTCATGGTGATCCAGCTCTTCCCCCTGTAAGATGTAGAAGAAAATCAGCAGAGTGTGGAGTGGTTGCTTAGTTGTCTCCTCAGGAACACCTGGTAGACTCAGTGGCTATGGTTAGGTACGGGGACACTCCATGGGATTGGAAAGCAGCTCTGGGCATAAACAGGGGAGGGAGATGGCTTCAGAGTGAGAGATGAAAGCCCTTCTGTTCCAGGGAAGGTGGAGGACTGTGCCTCTGTTGGCGCATTTCAGGGAAGGAAACTCCTGGATTCAGCTCCTTCTATCTGGTACCCCTAAAAGCATATCTATTTGAGGGTAGTTCAGTGGTCTGTGGAAATGGCAGCTCTAGGCTCAGGACTTATCTTCCCCACAGAGTTTCTGAGACCAGGGCTGTGAGGGACAATATTCTTTACCTTAGCTCACGGAGAAAGTGTCCTGAGGTTTGCTGTGAACTTCCTAATAGTTATTTATactctccccagcccctcccatctTTGTTACACTAGCTTCATGTGTCCCTTTGATCACTATTTCATCACTCAGTCATCAGCACTAAGTTGGTGTTTGTTGTCCTGACCAACAGCATTGAGCCaagaaaatatggaaatgaaaagcATTCATAGAACAGTTATCTTGATAGTTGGGGAATTGTTTACAGTCTAGATGACATTAGGCCTCGTGACAATTCAGAAGGCAGTACCTCTAATACTTAAAGATTCAGACTAATAATAGACTACCAAAGTCATCCTTGGATAACTGGGAGCACAGTCTAACAAGAAAAAGAGCGGTAACACTAATAGCTGATATCCTCTAAGCATTTACTGAATCCTAGACACTGAGCTAAGATCTTTATGGACTTGTTAGTAGAGATTTTATATCAGATTAGTCTGAGATGTAAAATTCATTATACTTTGTATCACTCTAACACTTTAAAGTTTCTTAAACCCATAATCTCATTCCAAATGTCACAACAACCTTAGAAAGAAGAGATAGGGCTGGGCCTGGTATCATTATTTCTGGTGTGTGGGTGGCAGAACTGAAGCAGAGAGAATCTGAGTGATTTTCCCAAAGTTACATGTGGCAGATGATGAGAAGTAGGCCTTGTTACTGGTGTAGGGTTGCAGGTCCCCCACCGGGTTACTTAAGGGTGTATGGCCACTGCTTGAACCTTAATGGCCAATGGAGCAGGTGTCCTTGATGGCCAAGTGGTGAGTCaaggccatggtgcccagccacgGAGCAGGTGTCCTTGAGTACCCAAACATCACAGAAAATATCTGAGAACCTAAGGAAAACAGTCCCATCATGCACACACAGTAGGCAAAGAGCCAGAAAATTAGCTTAAAAGCAGCTTAGAGATGCAAAGTGAGGCAGGTCTCTAAAGCTGTTCTCTGCTATCTAGGAGTGTCTCATATGTAAGTCCTAATAAACTTATCCACTGGCCAAGCTGGACTTGTCTGAGTCATTCTTTGGTCTCTTGGCTCCCTCCTACTTTGAGgggaaggttttttaaaaatatgattctgGATTTTTCTTGTTACAACTAGCATCACAAACGGGGTCAGAGAGAACAAACATCGAGCCAGGAATGGGTGTCTATGGTGGGGAATCCCTGGGCAGTCAGCAATGTCTATGTGAAGTGGAGTTGCCCAACTGCACAACCTTTGTGGGCCACCGCATGAGTACAGGGATGCTTGGAAAACACTGGCAAGGACTGAATACCTATTGCAAGAAGCCAAGATATTAAAGTATGATAATGATAGTAAATGTTATTGCAATAAGACTGGCTAATCACAAATCATTAGagcaggaaagggagaaagggtaGAAACTTCTGCAGAAGTTCAAAGCCATGGTTTTCTAATCCTCCAGCTGGTTACATATTGTGACCCTTTCTTGTGCACATTTTAAAACTGATGGGCAAATTACAACAAGAAAAATTCAGAGTTCAGATGGTTAATCTACAACTATAGAATTAAGTAGAGTCTTCTAAAgctctctatttctctttctttttctgcctgctttgaaTCTACTGTTATTAAGCTACCGGTATTGAGATAAAACTAATTCAAGGCCAGTTtgagatttcatttttcttatactGTTCAGCCAGTTCTAGCTAAAATGTAAAGAATTAAACTCATTTGGAACTGAAAAAACTATTTTCTGGCTGGACATGGTGCCTCGCtcataatcccaacattttttaggaggctgaggtaggaggatcacttgagcccaggagtctgagatcaatCTGAGCAAggtggtgagactctgtctctacagaaaaatctaaaaatgtaactgggtatagtggcttatgcctgtctcagctacttgggaggtggaggcacaaaaatcccttgagttcaggagtttgaggttgcagtgagctgtgattacaccactatGCTCCAGACTTGGTGAGAGAATGAGGCCCCatcctaaaaataaatgaataaataaaataaaaattgttttctttgtgtttaccTAGGAGATTATGTTTTATATCCTAAATTTATAACACTATGGTTTGTATTGAT
This Macaca mulatta isolate MMU2019108-1 chromosome 3, T2T-MMU8v2.0, whole genome shotgun sequence DNA region includes the following protein-coding sequences:
- the PRSS37 gene encoding putative inactive serine protease 37 isoform X1, yielding MKFIFYLGVLTGTFLFADSSVQKEDPAPYLVYLKSHFNPCVGVLIKPSWVLAPAHCYLPNLKVMLGNFKSRVRDGTEQTINPIQIVRYWNYSDSAPQDDLMLIKLAKPAMLNPKVQPLPLATTNVRPGTVCLLSGLDWSQENSRHPDLRQNLEAPVMSDKECQKTEQGKSHRNSLCVKFVKVFSRIFGEVAVATVICKDKLQGIEVGHFMGGDVGIYTNVYKYVSWIENTAKDK